From the Cervus elaphus chromosome 20, mCerEla1.1, whole genome shotgun sequence genome, one window contains:
- the GJB4 gene encoding gap junction beta-4 protein, with product MNWAFLRDVLSGVNKYSTALGRIWLSVVFIFRVLVYVVAAEEVWDDEQKDFVCNTKQPGCPNVCYDQFFPVSHVRLWALQLILVTCPSLFVVMHVAYRQERERKHRRKHGPHAPSLYDNPDKKRGGLWWTYLLSLLFKAAVDVGFLYVFHRLYKDYNMPRVVACSESPCPHTVDCYISRPTEKKIFTYFMMATAVLCILLNLCEVSYLVGKRCLEILGPRPRGSRRRPHLPETCPPYALSPGEHPQDGNSVLMKAEMTTVDAGGFP from the coding sequence ATGAACTGGGCGTTCCTGCGGGATGTGCTGAGCGGGGTCAACAAGTACTCCACGGCGCTGGGCCGCATCTGGCTGTCGGTGGTCTTCATCTTCCGCGTGCTGGTCTACGTGGTGGCGGCGGAGGAGGTGTGGGACGACGAGCAGAAGGACTTCGTCTGCAACACCAAGCAGCCGGGCTGCCCCAACGTCTGCTACGACCAGTTCTTCCCCGTGTCCCACGTGCGCCTCTGGGCCCTGCAGCTCATCCTGGTCACGTGCCCCTCGCTCTTCGTGGTCATGCACGTGGCCTACCGCCAGGAGCGGGAGCGGAAGCACCGCCGGAAGCACGGGCCGCACGCCCCGTCCCTGTACGACAACCCGGACAAGAAGCGGGGCGGGCTCTGGTGGACCTACCTGCTGAGCCTCCTCTTCAAGGCGGCCGTGGACGTGGGCTTCCTCTACGTCTTCCACCGCCTCTACAAGGACTACAACATGCCGCGGGTGGTGGCCTGCTCCGAGTCGCCCTGCCCCCACACCGTGGACTGCTACATCTCCCGGCCCACCGAGAAGAAGATCTTCACCTACTTCATGATGGCCACCGCCGTCCTCTGCATCCTCCTCAACCTCTGTGAGGTCTCCTACCTGGTGGGCAAGAGGTGCCTGGAGATCCTTGGCCCCAGACCCCGGGGGTCTCGGCGCCGGCCTCACCTGCCGGAGACGTGTCCACCGTATGCCCTCTCCCCAGGGGAGCACCCCCAAGATGGGAACTCTGTCCTAATGAAGGCTGAAATGACCACGGTTGATGCAGGTGGGTTTCCATAA